In Meiothermus ruber DSM 1279, the following proteins share a genomic window:
- the rpsO gene encoding 30S ribosomal protein S15: MPFTREEKASVIEKHAHKPGDTGSTEVQVALLTERINRLSAHLTVNKKDMAAKRGLLGLVGQRKRLLSYLESKDKARYKALIEKLGLRK; the protein is encoded by the coding sequence ATGCCATTTACCAGAGAAGAAAAAGCTAGCGTTATCGAAAAACACGCCCACAAGCCTGGCGATACCGGTTCGACCGAGGTGCAGGTAGCCCTGCTCACCGAACGTATCAACCGCCTGTCGGCCCATCTCACAGTCAATAAGAAGGACATGGCGGCCAAGCGGGGTCTGCTGGGCTTGGTAGGTCAGCGCAAGCGGCTCTTGAGCTATCTGGAAAGTAAAGACAAGGCCCGCTACAAAGCACTGATCGAAAAGCTTGGGCTGCGCAAGTAA